TTCCTTGCGTTTCTAAGCCGAAACTCCAAAGTTTTTCTctaaaattttatatgaaatacaacATTGCTGATGAAACACTTTTTTACAACATTTTCcacaaaacttaataaaagaatCAGAGCTAGAATGAACTTCCTTTCTTTTTCCGCAGGGGTTTTCCTTCAAGGATGTAATGTCATAAAAGACCAAAACAAAAATTACACCATGTCAGAAAACTTGGACAATAAATTAGGTATGGTCAATAAATATGATCAGCGGAAATGACTTTTCAATCTGAAAGGAAGACTCGAAAATTAGTCGGAAGTGACATGACGTAAAGGAAAATATAAATTGCTGAAATAGTCAAATTTGATTAcaaaagaaatcaataaataatccCGAAATTTAATCTAAACATTAAATATTACTGAATGATAGGgagaaaactgaaaaacaatttgattttttaaaattaataaacagAGTTTAAATTATCTACGCAATTTTTTTAACTTAACGAAGTTGTAGCAAGTGAAAAATTATAGTGATGGAAAGTTATTCTTTTTTGACTGACAAATATGTATTTCCTGAAAATATCGATTCTAACaagacccgatttgttttcctattaaacaaagaatgttaaaaattgtgtgttattattcaacaatatatttttctgatgtcacaattattacgtcatagcattAGACGGCATAGCGGACCTcttgaaaagaaatcaacagaaatcaggcaatTGAGATAATGATcctcgaaataatatatatcaaacagtgttttacttgtgaataaaattattgtttgtcgtTAATGTACGTTTTATAACAACTATATGTATGTATAAACAGTCATCGGTTTTCGTTGAAATCgttcataattatatattcagCACGTAGGCGTAGCACTTAGTTTCATTttctgtaaagaaaaagaaaagttgCTTTAAATCAATTGCtagaaacataaaacaatatGATACAATACAACAAAATTTCACGACTAgtacatattttatgttaaaaatgacggcttcttaaaatgttatattaaattttgtaagttttgcGAATATTGTCGTTTTAAAAAGCTGACTGTATTTTACAATTTACTAGAAACATACTCGTACCAAACATATTCTCTTACCGTTTTAATTCAAAGAATAGTAATAAAcggaaaaaatatagaaaataagcaaatatatAAAGTCAGGATATGTGTCATAGCAATATTTTATGTCtacaacttttgaacaaaatagtgaaggtattaactctttttttttcttcgttaTTAAAGTTTGGCTGAAGAAGTTCACTACATATGCTCATTAAACGATCAAACACAGTGCCAGTCAGTATTCTGATTAATTTACTGCTCAAATTTGGTTATGTCTTTGTATATGCCATCACTTCTATGCAATGATCcgatatatattttcaataatcacGTAAATAGAGTTATCTAAATGGTAAGAAAATAATTCTACCTCATCAGTTAAGTTGTGATAATAAGAACATTCCATCCTCGGTAGAAAGTCGATTTTAGACAAAATCTCAACATCGGTCCACAGCCATGGTAGGAACACTTTGTTTATAATCATTACTTTGAAGTGGTTAATATAAAGTAATCTTTTGCGGTcacaaatattaacaaaaaaaaaaaacattgatgtagACATCAAAGGGCGCCATGTAATTCAAGAAGAAACAAGTTAAGTCACATATTTTAATAACAACAGTAAGAAATTCACAAAGTATGTATTAAATCAACACAGTCAATACATGAAAACAGAGAAGAGCGttataaagaaatgtattattatgCAGTTTTAAAGTATTATTGTGAACATTTCAAAACTTGCTTTTAAGTTTACTGTGACTAAGAAAATTGTTGCTATGAAAGACAATTGAAGGTGAAAGTGAAAAAAGTTTACCTTTAacgtaataactaaaaatataaacatttatatataaatgaatatttatttaaaagacttaataaatcaatgaaatgaaCAGTATCTTCCTTAAAACATAACCATGTATCAATTCAACATGAAATAGAGAGACTGTCCAAAAACATGCTGTACAAAACACAAATCTTTAATCAATGAAAGGCGCGCTAAAATAGATCAGTGAAGTGTACGCAGTTATTTTTAGCGATAGATTAGTTCATTTTACGAAAAAAGGTAATACTCTGTTTTACAACGCAATACCGAACAGTttagctgttgtttttttagctcatctgattttttaaaaaaagaatgatgagttattgtcatcacttgatcggggtcggcgtcggcgtcggcgtcggcgttgcctggttaagttttatgtttaggtcagcttttctccttaactatcaaagctattgcttttaaacgtgcaacacttgttcaccatcataagctgacccagtacagcaagaaacataactccattatgttttttgcaagaattatggcccgttttggacttagaaaatatcagatttcttggttaaaacttgagtttagACCAAAATATCCTAAGATACGGCCTACTAAGAGTAATTCGGGTCATGGTTCTCTTTTAACTTTTTACAAAGTTTTCGTaggggtgcaattttgtttcgttttttctaCGACCAATAATTACAGCAGTGACCTAGAAGGCACTTTTGTACCTAGAAGACCTTAAGCGATCGGCTAATCACaacttattcatgtgatacgctgaccgtattcagctctctctgtaaattgatatatgttggtacaCGTTGTATTTGAACAGGATTtaagctcgactatacgaagtatggagagctgtcctactcgacatGGCGTcagcgtccttccgcgtccgcaatTTGGATgaatttttgatgcactttctctttatctttgttattacctGATGGATTTACTACAAATgtaatagttgttcctcatcatcacccacatcatatggcagaATGGCTATAACTCTTGcgccagtatttcatgaattatccccccaccctttttacttataatttcaggttaatgttttggtgcactttcactttatctcaggtattactaaatggatttgattcaaactgaaagtagttgttccacatcgtctcccacatcatatgacacaggatccataactctggtaccaaatttaatgaaatattccCCATTTTACTTCTGATtaaggttttgatgcacttccactctatctcagatataaatagttattcaacatcttcactcacatcatatgacacaagggccataactcttgcaacaatatttcatgaattatcccaccTTTTTACCTATTATTTCCGGtcaaaattttgatgcactttcactatatctcagttgttactaaatgtaaccttatcacccacatcattgacacagggtccataactctggcatcaatttttcataaattatgccctcttttacttagagttacaggttaattttgatgcattttcactatatctcagttattacaaaaatgatttgattcaacatgaaataaagtgcatcactcttgcaccagtatttcatgaattatgcaccctttttgcttttgacacagactcaagctattatccaatatcttcatccacattggagtcattaaacactccagtgacacctCCAGCTTCATCAAATATGCTCAGTTTCACtacccagcatcgaaatagtccagcacgctgtctcctgtgacagctcttgtttattatactTATAAAACTTGCTTAGCATTTTTAGATATATTGATAaccaatattcttgctaaatatactgagcgaaacgtagctttctaactgtaaacagcgtcattaaggaTAAACTCTTCATCTGACTTGTCTTATTTGTTATTGtattgccgactcaaaataaatctaaTCTTATcttacatttcactcagcgttgcacaatcagcagagtgaaaaaatagttaacatgtaatatcctctatttaattcttataataaaataaatacgtatttcgaaaaattattattatgattaactGCTATCATTAAAAGCATTTCTTGAAAATGAATTTAGAACATCTTGAAATagaattaaatatatgaaaaaatatttatatttaaacatatctaatatttaattttattgcaTCCTTAAGCAAGTACGAGCGCTTTTTAAGGATGTCCGCcactttgaaaaatgttttttcgaatattacattttaacaaaatttacgCAAGAAATAAATACTAATAATCTATCATTTAAGAAAACAGATTCTATATGTTgcaactaatttattttagctggattgtgatgaaagcttcaagcttattgtaactaCTCTAGAGTCCGCTTCCTggtaaaaccagtactggtgtcatatgagaagtcatggtcgtgacccatgTTGGGCTttaacccacgacccctggattgatcGGCCTGCACCTTATCCaatagaccaccgctccccttacaACTTAGTTTTGATCGGAATTTGCCTGAAATTGATGTTAGATGTACAAAGTAGTAGGGCTCGGTagtttcaaatatctatttaagtAGATAAGATTTGGTTCCGATATTTTTCAGAATGATATATGATGATAAGCTACACTTGTGATAAAAGTTTTTAACAtaaccttttatatttttataagaaagtatgtatgaaaacatataaaaactaaaaatgagttgtttttttttagatatatctcTTAGACGTACGGTGACCCAaactttttctttccattttagaGTTTAGAACATTTTTTGGTTGTCATTTATACAGCAAAGTATTTTCGaaatcttaaaagttttttttttgtagatgaaaatatgttttttatccaTTGAAAAAAGTGGGTAGGGTAATTATATAagtaatgaaagagatttgttagtgacatctATTCTTGTAAGATactgatatcaaaatatatagtGGCCTGTAAGACATGAATTTCCTATaatattaagtgggatattatatgtttcataaagTACCCCCATATATGAAATTATCTTGATTTCAGAAATACTTAAACGGTGGGTTAAGATGACGCTCTATAAAATAAATACGGGTGTGGTGACATGTGCCTTTTCTGTTCTTCTTTGTGTTAGAAAccaatgttcttcaagctcatggaatatgaaaaaaatatcttaactGTAGAAAACATTTGATCCTTCATcctaaaatcattttatgataaacTTCAAATCATTTTAGGATGTCAAAAGTACGTTGAATGATATCTCAAAATAGGAATAATACTTTCGCTCAATACACAATCTCTAACGTTATCACAAAATACTTCATGGTATCATGAAAAGAATAAAGGAAATCACAAAATGAATAAAAGGTATCGGACAATAgtgaataaattgtaaaaaaaatggcTCCCCtctttgaaataatgcacagaatctttaataatgatatttagcatgttatttttcttaaatcGGGTGCGAAATTAGCACGTTTGTTCCAGATATTAAAATACTTTACCATCCTTTAGAAGCTGAAATTTATCTGCTGAGACAAGAATTTCGTCCACTTCTAGTTGCAAAAATGATGCTATAATATGCTGCTTATTTTTTCTGAGCTGATTCATCAGAAAGCCTGCGTACAACTTGGGAAGCATGACGGTAATCAGGAGGCTTCTTGTTTCTTGCACACCTTTGAATATGACTTGATAGAGTGGAACCAATAAAATGGTTGATATTTTCCTTCGGAAGCCTTCAAGATCCTCGTTTGATGCAAATCTTCCTTTAACATGGAACTCGACATTTTCAAAACCAGGCGCTAAAATGCAGTATGATTAGAAAACAGTCAATTTATTTCGTTTTTGAGAagtatatacaaaaacaaagatCCAGTAAATTGTCAGGCACACCCTTAAAATAAAGCCAAATAGCTGTGTATGAATTGATATAAATATTATAGAGTAAATAAGTTTTCCTGCTAAGTAATTCACTGATAAGGAAAAACGCAAGACACGTTTGTTAAAGAAATGCCcatgtatactatatatatatatatatatatattatatatatatatatatatatatatatatatatatatatatatatatatatatatatataatatacatgtatttgctcAATAACATGATAGAATACAGAGGTAGTAATAGCAATAAATATCTTGCAATTTGGTTCTGAAAGGGCTATAAACATTGTCGACACATCACTTACATTCAAATGGTAATTGAGGGATATATAAGTTTACGGAATAGTTTTCTACAATCTTTAACTTTGGACCTATGTTAGTTTAAGATAAAATAGCAATACTtagatatatttatcattaaCTCATCTATCATTTCTAAAGCAGTGTTTCTCCCGCTATCCTGGTCAAACGTCATTATTAAAATTATTGGTGAAGTGAGACACTAAACTGTGGTCGGCCTGTATGGGTTTAAATCGTAATCATCGTTACTCTCTTGTTCACGTCTTTATCTTCAATACCAATGAAAACGTGGCATATTTCCAGTATATGTACAGTGTCTGATCAAAACTACAGTGATCGGATAAAACGTACATCAATTATATGGATGAAAATAAAGCACCTTTATTATAAAAGCAGTGAAACACATAAGAACGCGATTTCAGACGAAAGGTTCACTAAACAGATATTACATGTACAACTAGATATCAGTTGATTCGGGAAGTGTGCACTTGTGTAAAAAAATCAACGTCTGCAAACTAAGCCTGGTGAAGAGGGTAATGCTATGCACATATAGCAACTGGCTACAATTTATAAAAGGTGCCTTTTGATAATTTCACGTACAATTCTCAAGGTGTTTAAACTTCTCTCTGAATATGCGTTAGAAGTAAAAAAGAATATGCAAATATCACTTGTATTTATGGTGGTTTTCTACTGGCAGTACCACCAAAAAAGGTACCAATATATAAAAGATCAATACAGATAAAAGCATATCTGTAAGTTACAAAATTTCGgtgtataattcataaaacaattgCTTGGAAACTTGAGAACTTTTTATGTTCTAATATATATAAAGCAATAGAATACAATACTCTAGTATactgtatatgaaaataaaatgtaacgtTATAATACTCTCTACATTATGATAAGAACGTTTTGAATAAAATAGATGGATTTATTTTGTTTAACTAGAAAAGAAATCCTAGCAAATGTGAGTATTGGACCTGTGAATATCCATTCTGTTAATTTAAGATATAATTAACGACATCTTCAACTCATTCTGCATCCCTTGTAAAAAAGAACATTATCCTCTGCGAGGATATATATGTCttagagaaaacaaaacaaattctgtGTTTGCAAAACACATTTTCAAAGATTCTTGTGAAAAATATATGCCAAAACTAAATATATTCTATTGAATATGTACAGAATATCAAAAAGCATAGACTCATATATATAGGGATCATACTCCGTATATTTCCGCCTACATTATTGATATCCTCCGTATAAAGTCAGATTTTATTGAACCATGTATATCAATTGAAAGTATAGGGTTTCAAAACCGCTAAGCTACAAAGCTCCGAAAAAAGTTTCATATTTCTTCCAAAACACATAATTCAAAAGCATACATCGAGAGAAAGAGACTCATCGTTTACAAATACGTTCCGAATGTGtctaaaatatattcatatcCATTATT
This is a stretch of genomic DNA from Mercenaria mercenaria strain notata chromosome 4, MADL_Memer_1, whole genome shotgun sequence. It encodes these proteins:
- the LOC123552428 gene encoding uncharacterized protein LOC123552428 isoform X1, translated to MALSSRVHSVPPMPDPCQYRFDNFITDICKKITEEDLNELKYRFKDIIDYDVRNPRAMFDALIEKGFVDCYNILYVQQIFRVLKKEDLLELAAEYVCLFEEDDVLHFFKKTTRPAPGFENVEFHVKGRFASNEDLEGFRRKISTILLVPLYQVIFKGVQETRSLLITVMLPKLYAGFLMNQLRKNKQHIIASFLQLEVDEILVSADKFQLLKDGKFRSKLSCKGSGGLLDKVQADQSRGRGLKPNMGHDHDFSYDTSTGFTRKRTLE